The Lactuca sativa cultivar Salinas chromosome 2, Lsat_Salinas_v11, whole genome shotgun sequence genome includes a window with the following:
- the LOC111886031 gene encoding zinc finger CCCH domain-containing protein 22 isoform X2: MDTIEATKMVMSRIQNIDPENASKIMGYILIQDQGENEMIRLAFGPENLLASVIKQAKAFLDISSNTSSTPSSPSPFSNQRSPRIIIPNNGFHHMNPSPLSPHSPWSSSGSFHDRRSSPRAASYASVVNGGGGGSSASFYNSYNDGTEEYNNNNNSGLQVVTDQLSFLDNAKNGDFMDPIVSPGGRSDSILFPYPNSTTDWSADGGSCGDAQHHFHRRSCSVNDMFFGGGGGNDDLGNGLGGWRPCMYYARGFCKNGTSCKFIHGNGGLGDEMCLGSSSPTAIVGSPTGNIDGIEDFLRIKAIQQQHRAAAMAAGGPHPFPFNRCMNFLNDSPRSPSSAAAAALMMGEDFHKFGRFRPHSHDFTAMGLGNSSSSSRQIYLTFPADSTFKEEDVSNYFSIFGPVQDVRIPYQQKRMFGFVTFVLPETVKAILAKGNPHFVCDSRVLVKPYKEKGKIPDKKHQQHERGDFSNCLSPTALEAAEPFDHIPFGARMFNHEMMLRRKLENRAELQQAIDLQDRKLMNMHLNDLNNHHHLHHNVSHSQSLLSSNGNDDNKVSKGVNGSGIQGTDGSEMKVLSEVNDENGDNNDNSNEKQDKSNLTETYSNESFDHILPDNLFASPTKTAATNHHSVFSTNLPESDAPPSAASSAALNMASLKSCYFQMPSH, from the exons ATGGATACAATCGAAGCTACTAAAATGGTGATGTCTagaatccaaaacatagatccagaaAACGCTTCCAAAATCATGGGTTATATACTCATACAAGACCAAGGCGAAAACGAGATGATAAGGTTAGCTTTTGGCCCTGAAAACCTTCTTGCTTCTGTCATAAAACAAGCCAAAGCTTTCTTAGACATTTCGTCAAACACTTCGTCTACACCTTCGTCTCCGTCGCCTTTTAGTAACCAAAGATCTCCAAGAATCATCATCCCGAACAATGGGTTTCATCACATGAACCCTTCTCCCCTTTCACCTCATTCGCCTTGGTCGTCATCTGGGTCTTTCCATGATCGTCGTAGCAGCCCTCGCGCAGCTTCATACGCTTCTGTTGTTAACGGCGGCGGCGGCGGTTCTTCTGCTTCTTTTTACAACAGTTATAATGACGGCACAGAagagtataataataataataacagcgGGCTGCAAGTTGTCACGGATCAGCTTTCGTTCCTTGACAACGCTAAGAATGGCGACTTCATGGACCCGATTGTGAGTCCCGGTGGCCGGAGCGACTCGATTCTGTTCCCTTACCCGAATAGCACCACTGATTGGTCAGCAGATGGAGGTAGTTGCGGCGATGCACAACACCATTTCCACAGAAGAAGTTGCTCGGTAAATGATATGTTTTTCGGCGGCGGTGGTGGAAATGACGATTTGGGTAATGGATTAGGCGGGTGGAGGCCTTGCATGTATTACGCTCGAGGGTTTTGCAAAAATGGCACTTCTTGCAAGTTCATTCATGGCAATGGAGGTCTTGGAGATGAAATGTGTCTGGGTTCATCTTCACCTACCGCAATTGTTGGGTCTCCTACTGGAAACATCGATGGAATTGAAGATTTTTTGAGAATCAAAGCAATTCAGCAGCAACATAGAGCTGCTGCCATGGCTGCTGGAGGACCTCATCCTTTCCCCTTCAACAGATGCATGAACTTTCTCAATGACAGTCCTAG ATCACCATcatcagcagcagcagcagcattgATGATGGGGGAAGATTTTCACAAATTCGGACGATTTCGCCCCCATAGCCATGATTTTACAGCAATGGGGTTAGGAAATTCAAGTTCAAGTTCTCGACAAATTTACTTAACATTTCCAGCTGATAGCACTTTTAAAGAAGAAGATGTTTCAAATTACTTCAG TATCTTTGGACCAGTTCAAGATGTAAGGattccatatcaacaaaaacggATGTTTGGATTTGTTACATTTGTTCTCCCTGAAACTGTGAAGGCGATTTTGGCAAAAGGAAACCCTCATTTTGTCTGTGATTCACGTGTTCTTGTTAAACCATATAAAGAGAAGGGAAAAATACCCGATAA GAAGCATCAACAGCATGAGAGAGGTGACTTTTCTaattgtttgagtccaactgccCTTGAAGCTGCTGAGCCTTTTGATCATATACCCTTTG GTGCAAGAATGTTCAATCATGAGATGATGTTGAGAAGAAAGTTAGAGAATCGAGCTGAATTGCAACAAGCAATTGATCTTCAAGATAGGAAATTAATGAACATGCATTTAAATGATCTCAATAATCATCATCACCTTCATCACAACGTATCTCATTCTCAAAGTCTCCTTTCATCCAATGGCAATGATGATAATAAAGTTTCCAAAG GGGTTAATGGCAGTGGCATCCAAGGTACTGATGGCTCTGAAATGAAAGTACTGTCAGAAGTAAATGATGAAAATGGGGACAATAATGACAATAGCAATGAGAAGCAGGACAAGTCTAATCTTACTGAAACTTATAGCAATGaaag CTTCGACCACATCCTTCCAGATAACCTCTTCGCCTCCCCTACAAAAACCGCCGCCACTAACCACCACTCTGTGTTCTCAACTAACTTACCAGAATCTGATGCACCGCCATCTGCCGCCAGTTCAGCCGCCCTGAACATGGCGTCTCTCAAATCATGTTACTTTCAAATGCCAAG CCATTGA
- the LOC111886031 gene encoding zinc finger CCCH domain-containing protein 53 isoform X1: MDTIEATKMVMSRIQNIDPENASKIMGYILIQDQGENEMIRLAFGPENLLASVIKQAKAFLDISSNTSSTPSSPSPFSNQRSPRIIIPNNGFHHMNPSPLSPHSPWSSSGSFHDRRSSPRAASYASVVNGGGGGSSASFYNSYNDGTEEYNNNNNSGLQVVTDQLSFLDNAKNGDFMDPIVSPGGRSDSILFPYPNSTTDWSADGGSCGDAQHHFHRRSCSVNDMFFGGGGGNDDLGNGLGGWRPCMYYARGFCKNGTSCKFIHGNGGLGDEMCLGSSSPTAIVGSPTGNIDGIEDFLRIKAIQQQHRAAAMAAGGPHPFPFNRCMNFLNDSPRSPSSAAAAALMMGEDFHKFGRFRPHSHDFTAMGLGNSSSSSRQIYLTFPADSTFKEEDVSNYFSIFGPVQDVRIPYQQKRMFGFVTFVLPETVKAILAKGNPHFVCDSRVLVKPYKEKGKIPDKKHQQHERGDFSNCLSPTALEAAEPFDHIPFGARMFNHEMMLRRKLENRAELQQAIDLQDRKLMNMHLNDLNNHHHLHHNVSHSQSLLSSNGNDDNKVSKGVNGSGIQGTDGSEMKVLSEVNDENGDNNDNSNEKQDKSNLTETYSNESFDHILPDNLFASPTKTAATNHHSVFSTNLPESDAPPSAASSAALNMASLKSCYFQMPRSFCGQEAIEM; the protein is encoded by the exons ATGGATACAATCGAAGCTACTAAAATGGTGATGTCTagaatccaaaacatagatccagaaAACGCTTCCAAAATCATGGGTTATATACTCATACAAGACCAAGGCGAAAACGAGATGATAAGGTTAGCTTTTGGCCCTGAAAACCTTCTTGCTTCTGTCATAAAACAAGCCAAAGCTTTCTTAGACATTTCGTCAAACACTTCGTCTACACCTTCGTCTCCGTCGCCTTTTAGTAACCAAAGATCTCCAAGAATCATCATCCCGAACAATGGGTTTCATCACATGAACCCTTCTCCCCTTTCACCTCATTCGCCTTGGTCGTCATCTGGGTCTTTCCATGATCGTCGTAGCAGCCCTCGCGCAGCTTCATACGCTTCTGTTGTTAACGGCGGCGGCGGCGGTTCTTCTGCTTCTTTTTACAACAGTTATAATGACGGCACAGAagagtataataataataataacagcgGGCTGCAAGTTGTCACGGATCAGCTTTCGTTCCTTGACAACGCTAAGAATGGCGACTTCATGGACCCGATTGTGAGTCCCGGTGGCCGGAGCGACTCGATTCTGTTCCCTTACCCGAATAGCACCACTGATTGGTCAGCAGATGGAGGTAGTTGCGGCGATGCACAACACCATTTCCACAGAAGAAGTTGCTCGGTAAATGATATGTTTTTCGGCGGCGGTGGTGGAAATGACGATTTGGGTAATGGATTAGGCGGGTGGAGGCCTTGCATGTATTACGCTCGAGGGTTTTGCAAAAATGGCACTTCTTGCAAGTTCATTCATGGCAATGGAGGTCTTGGAGATGAAATGTGTCTGGGTTCATCTTCACCTACCGCAATTGTTGGGTCTCCTACTGGAAACATCGATGGAATTGAAGATTTTTTGAGAATCAAAGCAATTCAGCAGCAACATAGAGCTGCTGCCATGGCTGCTGGAGGACCTCATCCTTTCCCCTTCAACAGATGCATGAACTTTCTCAATGACAGTCCTAG ATCACCATcatcagcagcagcagcagcattgATGATGGGGGAAGATTTTCACAAATTCGGACGATTTCGCCCCCATAGCCATGATTTTACAGCAATGGGGTTAGGAAATTCAAGTTCAAGTTCTCGACAAATTTACTTAACATTTCCAGCTGATAGCACTTTTAAAGAAGAAGATGTTTCAAATTACTTCAG TATCTTTGGACCAGTTCAAGATGTAAGGattccatatcaacaaaaacggATGTTTGGATTTGTTACATTTGTTCTCCCTGAAACTGTGAAGGCGATTTTGGCAAAAGGAAACCCTCATTTTGTCTGTGATTCACGTGTTCTTGTTAAACCATATAAAGAGAAGGGAAAAATACCCGATAA GAAGCATCAACAGCATGAGAGAGGTGACTTTTCTaattgtttgagtccaactgccCTTGAAGCTGCTGAGCCTTTTGATCATATACCCTTTG GTGCAAGAATGTTCAATCATGAGATGATGTTGAGAAGAAAGTTAGAGAATCGAGCTGAATTGCAACAAGCAATTGATCTTCAAGATAGGAAATTAATGAACATGCATTTAAATGATCTCAATAATCATCATCACCTTCATCACAACGTATCTCATTCTCAAAGTCTCCTTTCATCCAATGGCAATGATGATAATAAAGTTTCCAAAG GGGTTAATGGCAGTGGCATCCAAGGTACTGATGGCTCTGAAATGAAAGTACTGTCAGAAGTAAATGATGAAAATGGGGACAATAATGACAATAGCAATGAGAAGCAGGACAAGTCTAATCTTACTGAAACTTATAGCAATGaaag CTTCGACCACATCCTTCCAGATAACCTCTTCGCCTCCCCTACAAAAACCGCCGCCACTAACCACCACTCTGTGTTCTCAACTAACTTACCAGAATCTGATGCACCGCCATCTGCCGCCAGTTCAGCCGCCCTGAACATGGCGTCTCTCAAATCATGTTACTTTCAAATGCCAAG GTCTTTTTGTGGGCAAGAAGCCATTGAAATGTAG